In Streptomyces sp. NBC_00344, the genomic window GCGAGGTGGTTGTCACTACGCCCAACTGGTCTGCGGGCGCCGCGGACTGGGACATGAACAGGGCGATCTGGGTCACACCGCCCAGGCCCACCCCGAGCAGCAGGAGCAGGCCGTCGAGCTGCCAGTCCGGGGCGTCCGCCACGCTGAGGCCGAGCCCCGCGACCGCGGCGGTCGCGGTGGCCGTGGTGGCGACCAGGACCGGCTTGCACCTGCCGGTACGGGCGATGACCTTGCCCCAGCCGAGGAAGACCAGGACCACGCCGATGGCGAGCGGGATCAGATGCAGCCCGACCGAGTCGAGGTCCACCCCCCGCACGATGTTCAGGTAGTTGATGAGGAACACCGGCAGCGACAGCAGGGCGAACCCTCCGACGAACTGCAGGATCGCGGCGGGCCGGAACACCTTGTCCTTGAACAGGCCGAGCGGCATCAGCGGGTCCGCCGCCTTCAGCTGGCGCGCCACGAACCCGCCGGCCATCAGCAGCCCGCCGTAGAAGTACGGCAGCACGGGCCCCGAGAACGAGTCGTGCTCCCCGTACGCCTTGACGCCGAACAGCAGCGCGCAGGTGGCGGCGGCGATCAGCAGCGAACCGAGGACGTCGACCTTCTGCCGGGTGCCCTTGACCGGAAGCCGCAGTGCCCAGGCGATACCGGCGAGTGCGAGACCGGCCAGCGGAACATTGATCAGGAAGATCCAGCGCCAGGAGAGCTCCTCGCTGAGCGGACCGCCGATCATCGGGCCCGCGATGATTCCGGCCGCGATGAGCGCTCCGCCCGCGTTGGAGCGCCCCGCACGGGACTTGGGCGGGTACAGGGTGGCGATGATGATCAGCGTCATGCTCATGAGGCCGCCGCCGCCCAGGCCCTGTACCGCCCGGAAGGCGATCAGCTGGGTGAGGGTGTGGGCGGTCGCGCACAGGGCGGAACCCCCCAGGAACGTGGCGATCGCGATGAGATAGACGCGGCGCGGCCCGTAACTGTCGCTGAGCCGGCCGTACAGCGGCTGCGCCGCCGTGGCGGCGAGGAGATACGCGGTGATCAGCCAGGGGAAGCGGTCGATCCCGTGAGCCGGGTCGAGGTCGCGCACGATCGGCAGGACGGCCGAGGAGATGATCGAACCGTCGAGCAGGGCCAGGGTCATGGTGGCCATCGCTCCCACGATGAACACCAGGACCTGGATGTCGGTCATCCCATGGGGATTGGGCTTCTTCTCCGTGGCGTCGCCGTTCCCGCCCGCGCCGTTCTTCGCGGTGTCGTTCCCCGCGGCCCTGTTCTCCGCGTCCTTGTTCTGTGCGGCGTTCTTCTCCGTCTTCGCCACGGACCCCGCCGATACATCCGCGCTCACGCTGACACCTCCTGTGATGTCTTCAGGCCCTCGAGCAGGCTCACCGTCTCGGTTGCGTCCGGCATGGATTCGATCTGTGCGCGCAGCTGCCCTGCGGCCTTCCGGTAGCCGATGTCGGTCAGCAACGCACCGGCTGCGGACGCGAGTTGGGTGTCACTGTTCTGAAGACCGGCCGAGTCCAGGGTGATCCCGGCGCCCGCGCCGGCTATCCGGTCTCCGGCGACGAAGGCGTCGCCGAGCTGCGGGAGCACCAACTGCGGAATGCCGAGCGCGGCCGCCGCGAGAGTGGAGCCCGGGCCCCCGTGGTGCACCACCAGATCGGCGCCGGGGAAGAGCACACCAGGAGCAGATCCGGCGGTCCAGCTCATGCCGTCGGGCAGCGTGCCGATCACGTCCCGGTGGACCGGCGCGGCGGCGACGACCGCCTCCACCCCGCCCGCCGCGGCGAGCACGGTGGCGATCCGGCGGAGCAGCGCGGCCCCACCCAGTTCCAGGGTGTATCCGCCGAGCGCCACGACAACCCGGCGCCCGGACGGCGCGCTCCAGGCCCGCGGAGTCCCGCCGTCCGTGTGCGGGACGGGGCGGATCGGCCGGGACGCGGGGGCGTCGGAGCTCGCGAGGGCGGGCGGCGCGGGATCGAGTACCAGGTCGGGTGCGGGTACCGAGCCGAGCCCCAGGCGCTCGCACAGCGGGCCGAGCCACATCCTGGTCTGGCCGAGCATGAACTCGCTGGTCGGGGCCGTACCCCAGCGGTGCCAGACGCTG contains:
- a CDS encoding nucleotide disphospho-sugar-binding domain-containing protein — protein: MRVLITSTPVATHFLPMLPLIRALGAAGHELLVAGQPDVTGPAGDAGLATATFGDAFHHIDLRRGGLPDGVRPIEVVGRPPAQQIDGAAQMWRNHAPYFLPDYLELARAWRADLILSEHMEFAGAVIGKVLGVPSVWHRWGTAPTSEFMLGQTRMWLGPLCERLGLGSVPAPDLVLDPAPPALASSDAPASRPIRPVPHTDGGTPRAWSAPSGRRVVVALGGYTLELGGAALLRRIATVLAAAGGVEAVVAAAPVHRDVIGTLPDGMSWTAGSAPGVLFPGADLVVHHGGPGSTLAAAALGIPQLVLPQLGDAFVAGDRIAGAGAGITLDSAGLQNSDTQLASAAGALLTDIGYRKAAGQLRAQIESMPDATETVSLLEGLKTSQEVSA
- a CDS encoding MFS transporter, with translation MSADVSAGSVAKTEKNAAQNKDAENRAAGNDTAKNGAGGNGDATEKKPNPHGMTDIQVLVFIVGAMATMTLALLDGSIISSAVLPIVRDLDPAHGIDRFPWLITAYLLAATAAQPLYGRLSDSYGPRRVYLIAIATFLGGSALCATAHTLTQLIAFRAVQGLGGGGLMSMTLIIIATLYPPKSRAGRSNAGGALIAAGIIAGPMIGGPLSEELSWRWIFLINVPLAGLALAGIAWALRLPVKGTRQKVDVLGSLLIAAATCALLFGVKAYGEHDSFSGPVLPYFYGGLLMAGGFVARQLKAADPLMPLGLFKDKVFRPAAILQFVGGFALLSLPVFLINYLNIVRGVDLDSVGLHLIPLAIGVVLVFLGWGKVIARTGRCKPVLVATTATATAAVAGLGLSVADAPDWQLDGLLLLLGVGLGGVTQIALFMSQSAAPADQLGVVTTTSRFATMMGTTIGGTVLGAVLSARFASAAGASGVGDPDAAAARLAGLDPARRHLVTNAFAHATSTLLFTAAGLLLLALLTALLMQDVDVNDTAGEEPAGASPAEATEVSAVEAAPKSEEDEEDARTDAEHPLSDPLHAHGAAGLGTDGGGSRGEGRRAA